The Lytechinus pictus isolate F3 Inbred chromosome 14, Lp3.0, whole genome shotgun sequence genomic sequence CTACCTGTGTCTTTGGTTTGTTCACATCTTCTAAAGATCATGATTTGGTATCTCGTATTGTCTTTTACTGTGTTCTAAAATTCTTAAGACCATGATTGGGTGCTTCTTAGCGCCTTTTACCATGTTCACATCTTCTTGAGATCATGATTTGGTGTCTCCTGGTGTCTTTTACTGTGTTCTCATCTTCTAAAGATCATGTTTTGGTATCTCGTATTGTCTTTTACTGTGTTCACATCTTCTGAAGATAATGATTTGGTGTCTCCTAAAGACTTTTACTTTTGTTCACATCCTCTAAAGGTCATGATTTAGGGTCTTTGTGTCTTTTACTGTGTTCACATCTTCTGAAGATCATGGTCTGGTGTTTCATTCTGTCTTACTGTGTTCACATCTGAAGATCATGGTCTGGTGTTTCTTTGTGTCTTTTACTGTGTTCACATCTGAAGATCATGGTATGATGTTTCTTTGTGTCTTTTACTGTCTTCACATCTGAAGATCATGGTCTGGTGTCTCCTTGTCTTTTACTGTGTTCACATCTGAAGATCATGGTCTGGTGTTTCTCTGTGTCTTTTACTGTGTTCACATCTGAAAATCATGGTCTGGTGTCTCCTTGTGTCTTTTACTGTGTTCACAACTGAAGATCATGGTCTGGTGTCTCCTTGTGTCTTTTACTGTCTTAACATCTGAAGATCATGGTCTGGTGTCTCCTTGTCTTTTACTGTGTTCACATCTGAAGATCATGGTCTGGTGTTTCTTTGTGTCTTTTACTGTGTTCACATCTGAAAATCATGGTCTGGTGTCTCCTTGTGCCTTTTATAGTGTTCACATCTGAAGATCATGGTCTGGTGTCTCCTTGTGTCTTTTACTGTGTTCACATCTGAAGATCATGGTCTGGTGTCTCCTTGTGTCTTTTACTGTGTTCACATCTGAAGATCATGGTCTGGTGTCTCCTTGTGTCTTTTACTGTGTTCACATCTGAAGATCTTGATCTCGTGTCTCCTTGTGTCTTTTACCTTGTTCACATCTTCTAACAATCACAATTTGGTGTATCctagtgtttttattttttataactgTGTTCACATcttttaaatatcataattgAGTGTCTCTTATTGTAACTTACTACGTTCAAATCTTCTAAAGATCATGACTTTGAGTCTCAATGTGTCTTTTACCATTTTAATATCTTCTAAAGATTGAGATTTGGttctgttattttcttttattacgtTCACATCTTCTAAAGATCATGATTTGGTGTTTACTGTCTTTTACCATGTTCCAATCTTCTTAAGATCATAATTTGGTGGTTTTGTGTGTTctggggcccataacacaaagattagcaatgattgtagaacatttttctacgatttattacattgactacaatgtacaatcaatcgtaaaatcaagtgtacgattaatccttaacctttgtgttatgggactcTGATGTCTTTGTGTTCACATATTTCATAATGTCATGGGTGAAATTCTAATCAGTGTGAACGCTCCTACATGTCCACTTTCAGCCATGACAGCCGCCTTGCACCAGTGGTCATCCCTAGAGGTCAGGCCTTGACCAATGTCTCAACTTTCAGGATGAAGCCATCACTTTTTACTGCATGCCCCCAGGGTGTATGGCTGCCGATATTGATTATGTTCAGAGCATTCTCTCTATCCTACTTACAGGAATCTGTTGTGTTGTTCACCCCGTCAtctttgatttatatttctttccatcCTGTGTTGCGCTCGCACTCCTTAACTTTCATCTTTGTCTTCCCTCAACATTTCTACCTTTTTCCACTCACTTTTTCACTTTTCATGCAActcattctttcattttattcctGTCCTGGACCCCAAACCCGCCTcccctttaccccccccccctccccttctctctctctttctcccccaaTGTCATTAATGTCTTTTTTCATGCGACTTAtccatttaatttcatttttctctttgaaccccccccaccctctctctcttcgtGTAAGTTTTACCTTTCCATTCCTAAATTATACTAGTAAACTTactatattatttttcatttttaatggatTCATTTTTGTTGCTCTTTATACTTCCCTCCATCCttgaaatatttaaattgttttcttcatctccattttctttcaatgcattattttgtaatacatcaaagataccaaaaataatttgtatgtcATTAGTCCCTCACTTTATCTTAACCCTATATATGCTTTTGGGCTATTCCATGAAATattcaacctttttgtacgtccaaCCCACACTTCTCTGaattcttacttcacttcataaactgaccaagtcatggtcatttgagaaCTCATATGAaccagaaaatttcatgaaggtcccataTACatggggtcggatgtacatattttatggaattgcccttttcTATCCCATTAGACCTGTTACAATGATGATGCAACGTCAATGGTAAGGTCTACACCATACTTTTTTTCCCAATATATTATCTAAGATATAATAATAACTCTCATTGCATATCAAAGAAGATTAATTTTGCAATCATATACCATATACTGactcattcattccttcattcactcattcattcattcatttattcatttcctcatttcttcttcttttacatcAGAAATCTAGCTAATCAATGAAagatgtttttctttgtttctttctttctttttttaaatatttttttggcaCATGCTTATCTCATGTTCTCATCTGTCCAGCATCACTTTATTTACATAACATTCTGCATCAATCCATACCCCCCCCCATCATGTACCTCGCCTGATCtccattttttaattaatgtgcAAATGTTGGATTTAAACATTGACTGAGTGGGCTGATGGCACTTGAACTTCAAAAGTGATTTATCTTTTTACTTTCACTTTGCTCTCTACTCCCCGTCTTTCAATAATTCTCTGATCCCACTCCAAATATGGCCATGCAAACATTAGCGATGGGGGCGAATGTTTCAAAATTCTATTATATCATCATTCAGGTACCCATCTCCCTTGGTTATTTGATAtgtctttgtgtgtgtgtatggacAGTGTTTGATATTTGACAGCAtctgcccctctctctctccttctatCTCTCCTTGTATATCTATTTGCATCTTTCTCTGTGTGTTTCTCACCCCTCCCTCACTCACACATTTCCTCTcactatctctctccctctctcacccatttccccctctctctcccactaTTTCTTTCCACTCTCCCAGTATTCTTTCCCAATTGCaacttttctttcccctctcccacttttctttcctctttcccACTTTTCTTTCGCCTTTTCcacttttctttcccctctcccacttttcttttacttctctcacttttctctcccctctctcactTTTTTCGCCTCTCCCACTTTTCTTCCACCTCTCCTCAAATGTTTGTTTTCATCATCTGCTTTCCCAGGATCTGACAAAGACAAATTCAATATCTGAACTTCAATGTGGTAAGCATGGTTTTGAGTTTCTCTTTACACTCCCCCACATTTCCTTACTCAAACTACTGAATTCCATGTACCTTAATCTCAGTCTGCCTCTGTCTGACTCCCATCTTTCGaatccactctctctctctttctttcactcacTTACTCTCTCTCAACTGAGCCACACCCCCACCAATTCCTTATTCAAATGAAACAATTACCCATCACTCTATCTCATTTCTTATCaactattaaaatatttttgttgctagttattgttttatgctgctaaaacaataattttcaataaaaaagaaattgcacTAAATCTTATGatctttttgaaaatatttcattcatcttCTCTTACATCAAACACCAACTCttataaacattttcatttccttttcatttatttcaatccGTTCTATTGTCTACATTTTGTCCTCATAAATTAGCTTCAACAAGTGAAGATGATCCCTTTCCCCCTTTAAAATCCTGACTGTAATTTCCTAATTCCTTTAATTCTATCTATCATTTTCACTAATCTATCTTACAATTACATATCCCTTTGAGCAATCAAGAAAATCATCTATCAGCTCAGGCACCAGGTGGTTTCTGTCAGTctaaacttcttttttttttcaatgttcttCAATTTTGACACTGTCCTTTTTTTTAGTTACTCATTCTTTTTGTCTGTATCCCCTAGATCTTCCtcattttgatttgttattaGTTTTATCTTTATATCTCATCCTCCTTCTTCACCCTGTCCCCCTTTTGAATTCTTCtattcccctcccccttcttcttttccttcctcttaTCCCCCTCACTTCTACAGATCctcctcttttttattttcttcctcgtcctcctcttctttctttcttcctttctcttcttcttgttcttcttctccttctcctccttcttctccttttttttcttcttctccttcttcttcttctccttctccttcttcttcttcttcttcttcttcttcttcttcttcttcttcttcttcttcttcttcttcttcttcttcttcttcttcttcttcttcttcttcttcttcttcttcttcttcttcttcttcttcttcttcttcttcttcttcttcttctcctcctcctcctcctcctcctcctcctcctcctcctcctcctcctcctcctcctcctcctcctcctcctcctcctcctcctcctcctcctcctcctcctcctcctccttctttttccgTCTAGTTGTCGTCCTCCTCCTTCCTCCTGACccatctccctctctttctcctcctcctttctcccttgctttcctctctctctctctatctgctCTCCCCCTAGCTTCCTACCAGCCATCGAAGAGTCATATATTGATTGAGGCACCTGATGGTTCTAGCTTTCCtcaattttttctctatttacctCCAAGGCACTTAATACACACCTTGTAGAACCACATTCAATTATAGAGTTACAGAGAATGGAGAAAGGACGAAAGATGAAAGAGTTTGGGGAGGTGGAGGgagagaaaaaggaggagaGAAAGGGATAGAGCTGAggaagatagagaaagagagagggagagacagatACACAGACCGATAGAGgatgagaaagagagggggtgtaaTTCTTTTAGATCAGGGTTGTCACATTTgagacattgatttttttttcagggggagggggtagtcGGGTGGGAGTAAGCAGATTgatagtgttttttttctcctttccttctttttttctaccttttctttcttcctttttttccctcttttgtcttttcttttctgttctCATGTTCCTCTCCCTAtgacactctctctctctctgtcttttatTTGGTCCCATGGAAGACCAGCCGCACATATAATTGGTGCAGCTGAATATGGGTTATCCAACCGTCTTTTGTCTtaagatagagagagggagggggatgCAAGAGAAAGTAAGAGTGGGCAGGGGGACATTGCAagatagacagacagaaagagagacaaAGAGCAAGAAAGAAACACAATAAGGGAAGCGTGAGAAGAGTGAGGAAGAGGAGCTGGATTAGGccaagagtaaaaaaaaagtagaagtTGGTATAACTATTGGACTGGAGAACAGATGAAAGttagaaaaaaagtgaaagatATCAGGAGAAATAACAGATGTaggaaatataaaaatttattGTTAAGAAAAGCGGTTCAAAGGCATTGGGATAATATCACAAATTAACagagaagggaagaaaaaaaggcAGCAACAGTGTTTGCGGCAATTTCCGTCATCGATCCACGCAACAGAGGAACTCAAGTCCTAACTTCCATGGACTCCACAGACAAAAACATGTTTGAATAATCAAATGAAACTCTAGATCGTACAACTGATACAATTACACCCAAATATTACAGAATTCTGCTCATAAATTACCACCAGACCTTCAAAACTGCCATCATAACACTCCGAGCAGTCATGAGCATCGACTCCCTATGGAGCCATACAGGGGGTCTGCGCTGTCGAACCCGTCAAGGATATCTTTACGCAAGAGATTGGATATTCACTGCGTCAGGAGAAAATATTCATTACGCCATCGAGGAAACCTAGTTATGTCATATTTGTAGGGCagagtgaaatatgatttcatggaTTTACTATTGGGTTGGATGTAACAGAAGTATTCTGTTGAAGCTAGTTGATACTGGGGTTTGATGGGGGCTTATCAGTAAAACACCAATTACTCCAATAACATTCAttccataattcatataatgtgACGTGACATGTTTTTCAGCAGAAACATGCAGTCGAGTTTTGTTCCTTATACCATACTTGACAGCTACTCCTGTAGCGACCATCTGTCCACAGTGAAAACGTGTCTCTAGAGGCCATCAAATTGTCTCCCATATGAACTTGAATATTTGTTATAGAACCTGTATATACAGTAACTTACAAGTCAATCTTCTACATAGAAGTCTAATGCATTAATAACCAATTTCATCAATaacatttctttgaaaaaaaaataataactcctttttacccagggtagcctggGTAAGGTAAGCTGAAAGCTGTTCTTCAAGTAGGCGCTGcatataatgtaatatttcaacaagggtttcaatatttcatcaattCATGTACAGTTTACCTCATGTACTCTGttacatattttcaatatgGAAATAAgcacaatgtaaaaaaaatagaattccaCCAATTCCTAGACACGTATtataaaaaagataatttcaaatTACCATACACCCCTCATCCAATATGCTGATCACTTCCATGAAATACAAATCTCGACATAAATCAACTTACGAATGGGAAATTCAAGTATCAAGGCAGCTCTGACAGAAATCCACATGGGAAATGTACAAGCTTCTTATATTCTTAATATGAGTGTATTTATGCGTGGGTGGGAATGGAGAATTAAGCAGAATTCATAATAAATGGAAATAACACGATGTGGAGGGTAGAAACTTGGCCTTGTCAAAATTCAACGCCGCAGCCCGGTTCTGATGTAAAAtagagaaaattatattttaatgtcTTAATTCTGCAATCAGATTACAGCCAAGATGCAAAGTGGAATGTTATAGAAGAACTACGAAGCTTTCAAAAGATATAACAAAGCATGCTGATCTATCTTCAGTTGTATAGGTTTTGTTCCTGTTGTTTCAAGTTAGCCTtgttattgaaatatttctgCTTACATTGTCTTGGTAACCTTAGAGTAGaagaattatttcattttttactcaTAAAAGATGTTTCTTTTAAAAACGAAACAAAAAACTTCCTCAAAACAATACAATAAGAAAGGCAATGCTTTTTATTATGAGAAGAGTGTCATCGTCCAGGAGAAagagatcatttttttttaaataatactttACTACATTCTTATACTGTGACAGTTTGTATGAGATTTACCTAACATAGCAATTAATTGTGTATACTGGGTTCAAAGTATGGCTGATAAGAggttaatgaaatatatcattactATCAATCTCCAATatttaaaatagtaaaaaaaaaaatttaatcaatttgatatttattcTATAAGGATTCAATTTTCAAATCTATTCATAGAGTCATCCCTCACCTTACCCCCCCATATCGATTTATGAGAAATCTCTGACATTTACATTGAAAAGAGGTTCGATGAAATATTATTCTTAATCTCTGGAAATTAAAATCCATGATAGATTGTGTTAGTGATGTATTCTTcatcaatttgattttaaatctaTTTAGATTTGAATAGTGAATCTACTCATGATTTCAACCCTAACAAAACCCATTTGGATTTATTAAAAATCTCTGACATTTCGAGTGACCAGTATCCTTTTTCCCTGCAGATGTGCCATATCTCCAATGTCCCctttcataatttcttttttatgttctaTCTGACCCGCCCCAATTCTCTCGCCTTCCCTGTCATCtccttccttctctctctctctctcctttttctgtctttctcactctctctaTCTTCCACTTCTTTTCCTGTCCGCCACAGAATCGGGTTGATCGTGACTGTAAGCGGATATGGAAAGTATGTCAAGCGTATCATCGATTAGGGGACAACAAGGTCTCGAGATGGCGACCCCCACAAGTTTTTCGGACGGCACGGCATCACCAATGCTGCTTATCTAGACACCTCAGCAGTATTACAAGAAgtaatattttcttcaaaagggAGAAAAATGTCTAGATCTATTAAAGGACTAAGTTTTCCTTCTTATATTGCTCATATTTGATTTCACTACTGTATATTCATTATACTTGTGTATGTTTCATGCTCAATGGTCTTATAGTTGCTATTtcacataaaataaatattttcaccgaaaatattcatttctcATACGAATCgtgttaaaatgtcaaaaatgtatttttttaaagaaatgttaaaatgttttgtgttttttataactgttttgattAAACAGAATTGAAAAACTCAACTTTAAAAAAGCCATATGTCCAATctataaattaattttaaaagcGATTATATGCAGCCACTGAACCAGGAGCAATTCAAGGAAAGTCAGTAATGACTATTAGACAATCACACGATTCAatcattgaaatgaaaattaaatctcTAAAATAAGAGCAGGAAAGGGAATTCGCAAATTCATTCGTGCTGATATGATAGTAATTTGATGACAATGCACTGGGAAATGAATCACATGTTATCCCTAATCGTGACAAGCTATTCAATGATGAGATTATGTTTTATCAAACTTGTCATAATGATAAAACCATAGCTATTATCATGGTttgtctttccatttcaatttcatcCATCCTCAATCAGTCTGCGGTCTGGATATTACATCATTATTACCTGGGCTTTCAAAGGCAGTTATATTCATTTGCGCAGGGCTTACAGAATGATCCCCTTTCACTTGAGGGATTTAAACCTCACAATACATTATGCGTGATTTTGAGAGGTTCACTTTAAGctatttttattaaaagaaactTAAGATGTATTGATAGCACAATCATGGTTGGATTAAAGATGATTTGAGGATATTTTCATTAGCCTCCTCTTAATAGGAATGTTCCGTCTCCATGCCATGCCATTCCATGTGCATGCATTATTATTCCAAAATGTGCAAATAAAGTGTCCTTTATTTAAACGTAAACAATTGCATCCTCTTTTTTGGATCATTTCCTTGTGATGGACTCATTGGTATTTTATTCCCTTCCGAtatcactgaaaaaaaaaagaatcagcaACATTTACAGGAAATATCTGCAACCTTGATTTCAATGACCCAATCAATATCATACCATGTGTTTTCATGCATCCATCTCAATccagagtgaaaaaaaaaattaatatttataaAATCATCACACATCAGTCCCACACATGGAAAATTTTGTTGCTGATCTTCAAACTTAGACATGCATCCAAGAGCATGTATGCGGAGCATGCTTGCCATGCAGCAGACCCACAACTCACACCTAGGTTTGCTGACAATCACCCGAAAATGAATTCCTGAAAacacaacaaattcataaatCCCTTAATACCGTAAGAAACTCCttatatcaattaaaaaaagaaaactagaAAACAGCCATAGTATGCTAATTCTTCAATTTATAACCACCATGAAACATGCAATTCCATCCATAttcttttgttgaaatattttcagAAGTAAATATTATGTTGCATTCATACACCACATATCACTTTGAATATTCATTTACAAGATCTATACAGGAAATTAGTATGCAGTCCTCTAAATACTATACCATACATACAGGTATATActctaaaaaataatttgtgataataatgacaataatacagTGGTAGATAGAGGCGGGGGCCCAAGAGACACATGCCCCTTCTATATTTGAGAATCGTCCTTTAAACAAACATATTAATACAGCTAAATCTATATATAGGAAAAATTATCCTCTGTGCCCCCCTCTACTTTGAAACTGGCTATCTGCACCCCCTCTATTTCAACTCCTGAATCCACAACTGAATATGCCTAATAAGTTTTCTAGTAACCGTGGTACCACTGTACCTGCAGAAATGTGCATGGATAcctaaaaataacagaaaactacatatcactgaaaattcattcaaagtcatctctttttcaaatttcttactgggagagaagaaaaacataaatttcTTGCTTACCTTCATCTAGGTCTTCCTTGTCCTCGAGAGGGCGCTCTGCTCCTTGACGTCCAAACAAGAAAGTCCGCACCTTGCCCAATCCTCCTCGATTCTTCAAGTCTTTCATCTGTTTAGAATCatcaatcaatatttcaaattaattcatgATATTGGAAGGAATATACACAATTTCTGCAAATAATCTATGATATATTATGAAAGAATATTTCAAAAGATGAATTAAATCATCTATATTGCGTTATCAATAGCATAATcatatttcccttttcttcgTTGTTCTCTTATGTATCAAATaagatttatgtaacaaattAAAGCTTGCTGTTCATATAATCAGCAAAcagtaaaatatgatatgacTATACAGTTTCTTGAAAACAATGTCCAAAATATACTGACAGTTATATTTCAAAACTCTTACTATGTATTAAAACAACttcagaaaaacaaatgaataataattctcAATAAATCCTTTAAAAGTACAGGCTTATCCAAATCATTCACTTCTCTTgtaaatttcttgaaaaaagggaacaaaaaatcatcaaaatatgcCGACAGTTATATATTGAAACTTTGTTACCATGTATTAAATAAACTTTACagaaaaaaactgaata encodes the following:
- the LOC135156583 gene encoding glutamic acid-rich protein-like → MGDNLMASRDTFSLWTDGRYRSSCQTEKEGGGGGGGGGGGGGGGGGGGGGGGGGGGGGGGGGGGGEEEEEEEEEEEEEEEEEEEEEEEEEEEEEEEEEEEEEEEEEEEEEEEEEGEGEEEEGEEEKKGEEGGEGEEEQEEEKGRKKEEEDEEENKKEEDL